Proteins from one Setaria italica strain Yugu1 chromosome V, Setaria_italica_v2.0, whole genome shotgun sequence genomic window:
- the LOC101753536 gene encoding uncharacterized protein LOC101753536 → MSQSASRCAVAERRPFTEPVEIPAASGARADEREAFWGEEDQAGEVVPPHVLLARRRAAAASSSVCSGQGRTLKGRDLRRVRDSVLRMTGFIES, encoded by the coding sequence atgtctcAGAGCGCGTCGAGGTGCGCGGTGGCCGAGCGCCGGCCGTTCACCGAGCCGGTCGAGATCCCAGCTGCCTCCGGCGCACGGGCCGACGAGCGGGAGGCGTTCTGGGGGGAGGAGGACCAGGCCGGCGAGGTGGTGCCGCCGCACGTGCTGCTGGCGCGGCGCagggcggccgcggcctcctcgtcgGTGTGCTCCGGGCAGGGCCGGACGCTCAAGGGCCGGGACCTGCGCCGCGTGCGCGACTCCGTCCTGCGGATGACCGGCTTCATCGAGAGCTAG